The Solanum lycopersicum chromosome 9, SLM_r2.1 genome window below encodes:
- the LOC104649327 gene encoding uncharacterized protein has protein sequence MIEIDEDGREAKRITPVVQEDLEKAVASLSVREKGEFVILAPAKAVALVPTKTLAKPKFVIETVVAQVMTRSGRCYTPDELALGGQKKDHTKKPISEAEAQEFWRRMQPKDYSIVKHLEKTPAQISLWALLMSSWSHRQALMKALDNTYVPSGTSSDNVAAMIHRVIQGHRISFCDDELPAEGKGQNKALHITVICRGKIVNRVLIDDGSGLNICPLSTLKQLRFDFGKLEQNQVNVRAFDGVQRDTLGAVNLTIQMGPMEFEAKFQVLDIDTSYNLLLGRQFIHMAGSVPSTLHQMMKLVWKNEELVIQGEKGHSGKQVPILDETPQNLDFYTVELVNATDGGLAPQTPMPAVYRMIAMVILQSGFEPGFGLGRNAQGIIEPVPVLTTGSKYGLGYIPTDDDLKIKRKKHQEFTKPIPPLYQSFPVQEHVEPEDNGEGICGLFREINAVIEEEVDPAGIRDVEPGEMLQNWTSTPILMSRTLGNVSYKPANVTSCHELNKQNEANDDEVDDYEESGEPDHVAEEFRQFENLHKPSLEETETVNLGDSECVKEVKISTHLNETHKESLVHLLAEYRDVFVWEVVDMQGLSTDVIKEEITKQIESRLVEVTQYPTWLANVVPIAKKDGKIRICVDYRDLNKASPKDNFPLPNIHILIDNCAKHEMQSFVDCYAGYHQILMDEEDAEKTAFITPLGVYHYRVMLFGLKNAGATYMRAMTTIFHDMIHKEIEVYVDDVIIKSRESSDHLTHLRKFFERLHRYNLKLNPAKCAFGVPAGKLLGFIVSRKGIELDPSKIKAIQELPPPKTRKEVMSFLGRLNYISRFIAQSTVVCEPIFKLLKKDAPTKWIEECQTAFDAIKSYLSNPPVLVPPREGSPLLLYLSVSDSAFGCVLGQHDETGKKERAIYYISKKFTPYESRYTLLERTCCALTWLAQKLRHFLSSYTTYLVSRMDPLKYIFQKAMPTGKLAKWQMLLKYEPLKTYFHDEEVSFVGEDISEAYPGWRLFFDGAANHQGKGVGAVLVSESGQHYPMAAKLRFNCTNNMAEYEACILGLKMAVDMNVYELLVIGDSDLLIHQVQREWAVKNPKIVPYVQYVQNLCKRFRKIEFRHTPRIQNELADALATIASMIKHPDTDYIDPLDIDLKEHPVHCSHVESEPDGLPWYFDIKKYLESGAYPEDTTSNQKKSIRRMALNFFLNGEVLYRRTPDLGLLRCVDASEAVRLIEQMHAGVCGTHMNGLTLARKVLRAGYFWMTMENDCCKFVQKCHKCQVHGDLIRVPPHELNAMSSPWPFVAWGMDVIGPIEPTASNGHRFILVAIDYFTKWVEAASYKSVTKKVVVDFVRNNLICRFRVPESIITDNGANLNSHLMKEICEQFKIIHRRSTAYRPQMNGAVEAANKNIKKILRKMIEKQRGWHEMLPYALLGYRTTVRTSTGATPYLLVYGTEAVVPIEVEIPSQRIIQEAELSNAEWVSKRIDQLALIDEKRMIAVCHGQLYRQRMTRTFHKRVRARNFEVGQLVLKRIFPHQDEYKGKFAPNWQGLYMVHKVLSGGALVLSEMDGVVWPKPINSDAVKRYYA, from the exons ATGATAGAAATTGACGAAGACGGGCGTGAAGCCAAGAGAATTACTCCTGTTGTTCAGGAAGACTTGGAAAAGGCTGTCGCTTCTTTGAGCGTCAGGGAAAAGGGAGAGTTTGTCATTCTGGCACCTGCAAAggctgttgccttggtgcccACAAAGACTCTCGCCAAGCCCAAGTTTGTTATTGAAACGGTCGTGGCTCAAGTCATGACCAGATCTGGAAGATGTTACACTCCTGAcgagcttgctctcggaggacaAAAGAAAGATCATACCAAGAAACCGATCAGCGAAGCAGAAGCTCAGGAGTTCTGGAGGAGAATGCAGCCCAAGGACTACTCCATTGTCAAACACTTGGAGAAGACTCCAGCCCAGATTTCATTGTGGGCCCTATTGATGAGCTCCTGGTCACACAGACAGGCTTTGATGAAAGCCTTGGATAACACGTATGTGCCCTCAGGTACGAGCAGCGACAATGTAGCTGCTATGATTCACCGAGTCATTCAGGGACACCGCATCAGCTTCTGCGATGATGAACTGCCGGCCGAAGGGAAGGGCCAAAACAAAGCTCTACACATCACCGTGATATGCCGCGGAAAGATCGTCAACCGTGTTTTGATAGACGATGGATCTGGCCTGAACATATGCCCCTTGTCCACACTGAAGCAGCTGAGGTTTGACTTCGGAAAGTTGGAGCAAAATCAGGTCAATGTGAGAGCATTCGACGGTGTGCAGAGAGACACGTTGGGAGCTGTAAAcctgaccatccaaatgggcccCATGGAGTTCGAGGCAAAATTCCAGGTGTTGGATATCGACACCAGCTATAACCTCCTTTTGGGTAGGCAATTCATTCACATGGCTGGATCCGTCCCCTCCACTCTCCACCAAATGATGAAACTGGTGTGGAAAAATGAAGAACTGGTTATTCAGGGTGAAAAGGGCCACTCAGGCAAGCAGGTGCCAATCTTAGACGAAACACCGCAAAATTTGGATTTTTACACGGTAGAGTTGGTAAATGCCACCGATGGGGGCTTGGCCCCACAAACTCCCATGCCGGCCGTGTACAGAATGATCGCCATGGTGATTCTACAGAGCGGATTCGAACCAGGTTTTGGATTAGGAAGGAATGCACAGGGGATCATCGAGCCAGTTCCGGTCCTTACTACAGGATCaaagtatggtttggggtacatccctACAGATGATGATTTGAAGATAAAGAGGAAAAAGCACCAAGAGTTTACTAAGCCAATCCCGCCTCTCTATCAATCCTTTCCGGTCCAGGAGCATGTCGAGCCTGAAGACaacggggaaggaatctgtggcCTTTTCAGGGAGATTAACGCTGTTATTGAGGAGGAGGTCGACCCAGCTGGCATTCGTGATGTGGAACCAGGGGAGATGTTGCAGAATTGGACTTCTACGCCAATCCTAATGTCCCGGACTCTTGG taacgtaAGTTACAAGCCTGCCAATGTCACGTCATGTCATGAGCTAAACAAGCAAAATGAGGCAAATGACGATGAGGTTGACGACTACGAAGAAAGTGGGGAACCAGACCATGTTGCAGAAGAATTTCGACAGTTCGAGAATCTACATAAACCGAGTCTGGAGGAGACAGAAACGGTGAATTTGGGAGATTCAGAatgtgtcaaagaggttaagatcagcacCCACCTGAATGAGACTCATAAGGAGAGCCTGGTTCATCTGCTTGCCGAATACAGGGATGTGTTCGTTTGGGAAGTCGTTGACATGCAAGGGTTGAGTACcgatgtc attaaggaAGAAATCACCAAGCAGATAGAGTCTCGACTGGTAGAAGTAACGCAATACCCAACCTGGCTGGCCAATGTCGTTCCGATcgccaagaaagatggaaaaatcaggatttgtgtcgattacagagatctcaacaaggctAGTCCAAAGGATAATTTCCCGTTGCCGAATATCCATATTTTGATTGACAACTGtgccaaacatgagatgcagtcatttgtggattgttacgcaGGTTATCACCAGATTTTGATGGACGAAGAAGATGCAGAGAAAACGGCCTTCATTACCCCTTTGGGGGTATATCACTACAGGGTGATGCTGTTCGGCCTCAAAAACGCCGGTGCCACTTACATGAGAGCCATGACGACTATatttcatgacatgattcacaaggaaattgaagtgtacGTGGACGACGTCATAATCAAATCCCGCGAGAGTTCGGATCATTTGACGCACCTGagaaaattctttgaacgtttgCATCGGTACAACTTGAAGCTAAACCCCGCCAAATGTGCTTTTGGAGTCCCAGCTGGGAAGTTGTTGgggtttatagtcagcagaaaaggtattgagctcgacccttccaagattaaagcaattcaagagttgCCTCCGCCGAAGACGAGAAAAgaagtgatgagtttcttggggaggttaaactatatcagcCGGTTTATAGCACAATCAACAGTGGTATGTGAGCCCATTTTCAAGTTGTTGAAGAAAGACGCCCCAACTAAGTGGATTGAGGAGTGCCAGACCGCTTTCGACGctatcaagagctacttgtctaatccaccagtattggttcctccacgagaagggagtcctttgcTACTGTATTTGTCGGTTTCAGATAGTGCATTTGGATGTGTACTGGGTCAACATGATGAGACAGGGAAGAAGGAAAGGGCTATCTACTACATCAGCAAGAAATTTACTCCGTACGAGTCTCGCTACACTTTGCTAGAGAGAACATGCTGTGCTCTGACGTGGCTTGCCCAGAAGCTGAGACACTTTTTGTCATCGTATACTACATATCTTGTCTCCAGAATGGAtccattgaagtatattttccagaaagcgatgccgaccgggaagttagctaaatggcaaatgctgttga agtatgaacctctcaagacatattttcatgatgaagaagtgtcatttgtgggtgaagatatctCTGAAGCttatccaggttggagattattctttgatggagcggCGAATCACCAGGGTAAAGGTGTTGGAGCAGTCTTGGTATCAGAATCTGGTCAACACTATCCTATGGCAGCCAAACTGCGATTCaactgcacaaacaacatggctgagTACGAAGCTTGCATTCTCGGCTTGAAAATGGCCGTTGACATGAACGTTTACGAGTtactggttattggagattcagacctCTTAATTCATCAGGTTCAAAgagaatgggctgtgaagaacccGAAGATTGTACCTTACGTACAGTACGTACAAAATCTGTGCAAAAGGTTCCGCAAGATCGAAttcagacatactcccagaatacagaatgaattagctgatgctcttgccaccatcgcttcaatGATCAAACACCCGGATACTGATTACATCGACCCATTGGATATAGACTTGAAggaacatccagtccattgttcacatgttgaatcagaaccagatggtttgccttggtatttcgACATAAAGAAGTACTTGGAGTCTGGAGCATATCCAGAAGACACTACATCTAATCAGAAGAAGTCGATACGTCGTATGGCCCTCAATTTCTTTCTGAATGGAGAAGTCCTGTATAGGAGAACTCCAGATCTGGGTCTTTTAAGATGTGTAGACGCTTCTGAAGCTGTGAGACTTATTGAACAGATGCATGCTGGAGTTTGTGGTACACACATGAACGGGCTTACTTTAGCAAGAAAGGTTCTTCGAGCCggttatttctggatgactatggagaacgactgttgcaaattcgtgcaaaaatgccacaaatgtcaagtgcacggcgATTTGATACGGGTGCCGcctcacgaacttaatgctatgagttcaccttggccatttgtagcttggggaatggatgtcattGGTCCTATAGAGCCAACCGCTTCCAATGGGCAtagattcattttggttgccattgattatttcaccaagtgggtggaagcagcctcttacaagtcggtaaccaagaaagtggtggtTGATTTTGTCCGCAACAATTTGATATGCAGATTCAGagttccagaatccatcattactgataacggtgcaaatctcaacagtcatctgatgaaagagatatgtgaacaatttaagattattcacCGAAGGTCAACCGCTTATCGCCCTCAAATGAACGGAGCCgtagaggccgccaacaagaacatcaaaaagattctgaggaaaatgattgagaAGCAGCgaggttggcatgaaatgttgccaTATGCTCTACTAGGTTATCGAACAACCGTCAGAACATCGACTGgggctactccatacttgctagtatatGGAACCGAAGCAGTCGTACCTAttgaagtcgagataccgtcacaaaggatcatccaagaagctgagttAAGCAACGCTGAGTGGGTTAGCAAACGGATTGATCAACtagctttgattgatgagaagagaatgaTCGCTGTTTGCCATGGCCAGTTGTACAGACAGAGAATGACTCGCacttttcacaaaagagtaagagccagaaattttgaagttggtcagttggtccttaagcgtatttttcctcatcaagacgagtacaaaggaaagttTGCACCAAACTGGCAAGGTCTGTACATGGTTCATAAAGTACTATCGGGTGGTGCTTTGGTCCTGTCAGAGATGGATGGTGTTGTATGGCCCAagcctatcaactcagatgctgtcaagagatattACGCTTGA
- the LOC109121165 gene encoding glycine-rich cell wall structural protein-like yields the protein MANKFSILILCLALVVVHTTASRDVPSDNGLSNQKNVYGGAGGIGGIGSNGLPFGGVFSGVGGNVGGFGAGIGGGAGFGGGMGGGGLGSLGGLGGVGGGVGGGAGGGAGSLPLP from the coding sequence ATGGCAAACAAGTTTTCCATACTTATCCTCTGTCTTGCTTTAGTAGTGGTTCATACCACAGCATCAAGAGACGTGCCAAGTGATAATGGTCTTTCTAACCAAAAGAATGTTTACGGAGGCGCTGGAGGTATCGGTGGCATTGGAAGCAATGGATTGCCTTTTGGTGGAGTTTTTAGTGGAGTAGGTGGGAATGTTGGTGGATTTGGTGCTGGAATTGGTGGTGGAGCTGGATTTGGTGGAGGAATGGGGGGTGGTGGACTAGGTAGTCTAGGAGGACTAGGTGGTGTTGGTGGCGGTGTTGGTGGTGGTGCTGGTGGTGGTGCAGGAAGTCTTCCACTTCCATAA